A stretch of Zonotrichia albicollis isolate bZonAlb1 chromosome 32, bZonAlb1.hap1, whole genome shotgun sequence DNA encodes these proteins:
- the GCDH gene encoding glutaryl-CoA dehydrogenase, mitochondrial yields MALRLAARLSRPARSGVRWGGTVPPRAQVAAPFDWQDALGLEALLSAEERLLRDTTRKYCQERLLPRVLHANRHEVFDREIVTELGELGLLGPTIQGYGCAGTTSVGYGLVTRELERVDSSYRSVLSVQSSLVMYPLWAYGTPAQRERFLPRLARGELVGCFGLTEPNHGSDPGRMETRARHNPSAGTYTLRGSKTWITNSPIADLCVVWARCEEDGRVRGFLVERGTPGLSTPKIEGKFSLRASTTGMILLDDVEVPEENVLPSAEGLAGPFGCLTQARYGIAWGALGAAEACLETVRQYVLDRKQFGGPLARNQLVQKKLADMVTEITLGLHACLRLGRLKDEGRAAPEMVSMLKRNSCGKALAIARDARDMLGGNGICDEFHVIRHLMNLEAVNTYEGTHDIHALILGRAITGIQAFAPAKGT; encoded by the exons atGGCGCTGCGTTTGGCCGCCCGCCTGTCGCGCCCGGCCCGGAGCGGTGTCCGGTGGGGGGGCACCGTCCCCCCCCGCGCACAGG tgGCCGCCCCGTTCGACTGGCAGGACGCGCTGGGGCTGGAGGCGCTGCTGAGCGCCGAGGAGCGGCTGCTGCGGGACACGACGCGCAAATACTGCCAGGAGCGGCTGCTGCCCCGCGTGCTGCACGCCAACCGCCACGAGG TGTTTGACCGGGAGATCGTGACcgaactgggagaactggggcTGCTGGGCCCCACCATCCAAG GGTACGGCTGCGCGGGCACCACGTCGGTGGGCTACGGGCTGGTGACGCGGGAGCTGGAGCGGGTGGACAGCAGCTACCGCTCGGTGCTCAGCGTGCAATCCTCGCTGGTCATGTACCCGCTGTGGGCCTACGGGACCCCCGCCCAGCGCGAGCGCTTCCTGCCCCGTCTCG ctcggGGGGAGCTCGTGGGCTGCTTCGGGCTGACGGAGCCCAACCACGGGAGCGACCCGGGGCGGATGGAGACGCGGGCACGGCACAACCCCAGCGCCGGCACCTACACCCTGCGCGGCTCCAAGACCTG GATCACCAACTCGCCCATAGCCGACCTGTGCGTGGTGTGGGCGCGCTGCGAGGAGGACGGGCGGGTCCGGGGCTTCCTGGTGGAGCGCGGCACCCCCGGGCTCAGCACCCCCAAAATCGAGGGCAAGTTCTCCCTGCGGGCCTCGACCACCGGCATGATCCTGCTGGACGACGTGGAGGTGCCCGAGGAGAACGTGCTGCCCAGCGCCGAGGGGCTGGCG GGTCCCTTTGGCTGCCTCACCCAGGCCCGTTATGGCATCGCCTGGGGCGCGCTGGGCGCTGCTGAGGCCTGTCTGGAGACGGTGCGGCAATACGTGCTGGACAG GAAGCAGTTTGGGGGCCCGCTGGCCCGGAACCAGCTGGTGCAGAAGAAGCTGGCCGACATGGTGACGGAGATCACGCTGGGGCTGCACGCCTGCCTGCGGCTCGGCCGCCTCAAGGACGAGGGCAG GGCTGCCCCCGAGATGGTGTCGATGCTGAAGCGGAACTCGTGCGGGAAGGCGCTGGCCATCGCCAGGGACGCGCGGGACATGCTGGGGGGCAACGGCATCTGCGACGAGTTCCACGTCATCCGGCACCTCATGAACCTCGAGGCCGTCAACACCTACGAGG GCACCCACGACATCCACGCGCTGATCCTGGGCCGCGCCATCACCGGCATCCAGGCCTTCGCCCCGGCCAAGGGCACGTAG
- the SYCE2 gene encoding synaptonemal complex central element protein 2 isoform X2 gives MPLTWGSLSPWAPCPSHSPSPCVIPAPMGSPSPPDAPVFGPRPCAGPALGPRSSLLFASLDAAVEGLQQRAQDALSRINSGREEAHTELSALRNSLLLKVSELAEQLEERLFHRYGFHNGLIQERLRALGEVLERVEEVQAELRRICCTVEAAYQELYLQPED, from the exons ATGCCCCTCACatgggggtccctgtccccatgggctCCATGCCCCTCACACAGTCCCAGTCCCTGTGTGATCCCAGCCCCGATGGGGTCCCCGTCCCCTCCTGATGCTCCCGTGTTCGGGCCGAGGCCGTGCGCGGGGCCAGCGCTGGGTCCCCGCTCCTCGCTGCTCTTCGCCTCGCTGGACGCCGCcgtggaggggctgcagcagcgggcgcAGGACGCGCTCAGCCGCATCAACAGCGGCCGCGAGGAAGCGCACACGGAGCTGAGCGCCCTCAGGAACAGCCTGCTGCTGAAG GTCTCGGAGCTGgcggagcagctggaggagcgGCTCTTCCACCGCTACGGCTTCCACAACGGGCTGATCCAGGAGCGGCTGCGGGCGCTCGGTGAGGTGCTGGAGCGCGTGGAGGAGGTGCAGGCGGAGCTGCGCCGCATCTGCTGCACCGTGGAGGCAGCTTATCAGGAGCTCTACCTGCAGCCCGAGGACTGA
- the SYCE2 gene encoding synaptonemal complex central element protein 2 isoform X1 has protein sequence MPLTWGSLSPWAPCPSHSPSPCVIPAPMGSPSPPDAPVFGPRPCAGPALGPRSSLLFASLDAAVEGLQQRAQDALSRINSGREEAHTELSALRNSLLLKVSPKRSPPSPRGAGDRVIPPGLAGQGRQSPGMEAAAEPGRGERPDPPRGRPQLPPAPLAAAPAVPAVSPPCPHAALAPDSVPRPPRRWRPGPAAAARADPAIGGHRDRRCGYRGAAGGGRARPGAAPARAGAAAPRPRGRRPCQRRDEPRLPLGQVSELAEQLEERLFHRYGFHNGLIQERLRALGEVLERVEEVQAELRRICCTVEAAYQELYLQPED, from the coding sequence ATGCCCCTCACatgggggtccctgtccccatgggctCCATGCCCCTCACACAGTCCCAGTCCCTGTGTGATCCCAGCCCCGATGGGGTCCCCGTCCCCTCCTGATGCTCCCGTGTTCGGGCCGAGGCCGTGCGCGGGGCCAGCGCTGGGTCCCCGCTCCTCGCTGCTCTTCGCCTCGCTGGACGCCGCcgtggaggggctgcagcagcgggcgcAGGACGCGCTCAGCCGCATCAACAGCGGCCGCGAGGAAGCGCACACGGAGCTGAGCGCCCTCAGGAACAGCCTGCTGCTGAAGGTAAGCCCGAAGCGGTCTCCTCCTTCCCCCCGGGGCGCGGGGGACCGCGTTATTCCGCCCGGTTTGGCGGGacaggggaggcagagcccgGGCATGGAGGCAGCTGCGGAGCCCGGCCGGGGGGAGCGCCCCGACCCCCCGAGGGGGCGGCCGCAGCTGCCTCCGGCCCCGCTTGCAGCggcccccgctgtccccgcggtGTCCCCCCCTTGTCCCCACGCTGCCCTCGCGCCGGACTCGGTCCCAAGGCCCCCGCGCAGAtggcggcccggcccggcagctGCGGCCCGCGCTGACCCGGCGATCGGTGGCCACCGCGACCGGCGCTGCGGCTACCGGGGCGCAGCTGGCGGCGGCCGGGCCAGGCCGGGAGCGGCGCCAGCGCGGGCGGGCGCAGctgccccccggccccggggACGGCGGCCGTGCCAGCGCCGGGACGAGCCGCGGCTCCCGCTCGGGCAGGTCTCGGAGCTGgcggagcagctggaggagcgGCTCTTCCACCGCTACGGCTTCCACAACGGGCTGATCCAGGAGCGGCTGCGGGCGCTCGGTGAGGTGCTGGAGCGCGTGGAGGAGGTGCAGGCGGAGCTGCGCCGCATCTGCTGCACCGTGGAGGCAGCTTATCAGGAGCTCTACCTGCAGCCCGAGGACTGA
- the FARSA gene encoding phenylalanine--tRNA ligase alpha subunit: MAPSVAERLLERLDQAGAPGGLCSLEAAAQLGVDHQTLVGAVKSLQALGEVIEAEARTATRWELSAEGEEVLRDGSPEVRLFRSLPEEGLPQAEAMKLPGGSLGFSKAMANKWVRLDKGAAGGPRVLRAVPSVQDTVQEHLGQVRAGGALPERERAELKRRKLLLEVTLKSFWIRKGSAFSTAVARPETELTPDMIATGSWRQLPFKPYNFSSLGLPPACGHLHPLLKVRSELRQIFLEMGFTEMPTDNFVESSFWNFDALFQPQQHPARDQHDTFFLLDPAEAPQLPPGYSSKVKKVHSQGGYGSQGYRYEWKVEEAKKNLLRTHTTSASARALFQLARQEKFSPVKYFSIDRVFRNESLDATHLAEFHQVEGLVADRGLTLGHLMGVLRQFFSKLGISQLRFKPAYNPYTEPSMEVFSYHEGLKKWVEVGNSGVFRPELLLPMGLPENVSVIAWGLSLERPTMIKYGINNIRELVGHRVNLQMVYDSPMCRLDV; encoded by the exons ATGGCGCCGAGCGTGGCGGAGCGGCTGCTGGAGCGGCTGGACCAGGCCGGGGCCCCGGGCGGGCTCTGCAGCCTCGAGGCCGCCGCCCAGCTCGGTGTGGACCACCAGACGCTCGTGGGCGCCGTGAAAAGCCTCCAGGCGCTGGGCGAG GTGATCGAGGCGGAGGCGCGCACGGCCACGCGATGGGAGCTGAGCGCCGAGGGCGAGGAGGTGCTGCGGGACGGCAGCCCCGAGGTGCGGCTGTTCCGGAGCCTGCCCGAGGAGGGGCTGCCGCAGGCCGAGGCCATG AAGCTGCCCGGCGGCTCCTTGGGCTTCAGCAAGGCTATGGCCAACAAGTGGGTGCGCCTCGATAAGGGAGCGGCCGGCGGGCCCCGCGTGCTCCGCGCC GTGCCCTCGGTGCAGGACACGGTGCAGGAACACCTGGGCCAGGTGAGGGCCGGGGGGGCCCTGCCCGAGCGGGAGCGCGCCGAGCTCAAGAGGaggaagctgctgctggaagt GACCCTCAAGTCCTTCTGGATCCGCAAGGGCAGCGCCTTCAGCACGGCCGTGGCGCGCCCGGAGACCGAGCTCACCCCGGACATGATCGCCAC GGGCTCCTGGCGCCAGCTGCCCTTCAAACCCTACAACTTCTCCTCGCTGGGGCTGCCCCCGGCCTGCGGGCACCTGCACCCGCTGCTCAAGGTGCGCTCGGAGCTGCGCCAGATCTTCCTGGAGATggg GTTCACAGAGATGCCCACGGATAACTTTGTGGAGAGCTCCTTCTGGAACTTCGACGCGCTcttccagccacagcagcacccgGCGCGCGACCAGCACGACACCTTCTTCCTGctgg ACCCCGCCGAAGCCCCCCAGTTGCCCCCCGGCTACTCGTCCAAGGTGAAGAAGGTGCACTCGCAGGGAGGCTACGGCTCACAGGG gtACAGGTATGAGTGGAAGGTGGAGGAGGCAAAGAAGAACCTGCTGAGGACCCACACCACGTCAGCCAGTGCCCGCGCCCTGTTCCAGCTGGCACGGCAG GAGAAGTTCAGCCCcgtgaaatatttctccatcGACCGCGTGTTCCGCAACGAGAGCCTGGACGCGACGCACCTGGCTGAGTTCCACCAGGTGGAGGGGCTGGTGGCCGACCGGGGGCTCACGCTGGGCCACCTCATGGGCGTCCTGCGGCAGTTCTTCAGCAAGCTGG GGATCTCGCAGCTGCGCTTCAAACCCGCCTACAACCCCTACACCGAGCCCAGCATGGAGGTGTTCAGCTACCACGAGG GGCTGAAGAAGTGGGTGGAGGTGGGGAACTCGGGGGTCTTCCGCcccgagctgctgctgcccatggggCTCCCCGAGAACGTCTCGGTCATTGCCTGGGGGCTCTCGCTGGAGCG ACCCACCATGATCAAATACGGCATCAACAACATCCGCGAGCTCGTGGGGCACCGCGTCAACCTGCAGATGGTCTACGATAGCCCCATGTGCCGCCTGGACGTATGA
- the CALR gene encoding calreticulin, translated as MSPLSVLTLVLLGALLAAAGPTQFFREEFGDGDAWTRRWVESKHKPDYGRFVLTAGKFYGDAEKDKGIQTSQDARFYALSSRFEPFSNRDKTLVVQFTVKHEQNIDCGGGYVKLFPASLSQEDMHGDSEYNIMFGPDICGPGTKKVHVIFNYKGKNVLINKDIRCKDDEFTHLYTLVLRPDNTYEVKIDNARVESGSLEEDWDFLPPKKIKDPEAKKPDDWDERAKIDDPEDTKPEDWDKPEHIPDPDAKKPEDWDEEMDGEWEPPVIQNPEYKGEWRPQQIDNPDYKGKWVHPEIDNPEYSPDPLLYSYDSFGVIGLDLWQVKSGTIFDNFLITDDEKLAEEIGNETWGATKDAERKMKEQQDEEQRKKQEEEEKQQKEEEGDDDGDGDEEEEDEEEPEAEPEEAEAAPRDEL; from the exons ATGAGCCCCCTCAGTGTCCTTACCCTCGTCTTGCTTGGAGCCCTCCTGGCGGCCGCCGGCCCCACCCAGTTCTTCCGCGAGGAGTTCGGGGATGGAG ACGCCTGGACCCGCCGGTGGGTGGAATCCAAGCACAAACCTGACTACGGGCGCTTCGTGCTCACCGCCGGCAAGTTCTACGGCGACGCCGAGAAGGACAAAG GGATCCAGACGAGCCAGGACGCCCGGTTCTACGCCCTGTCGTCGCGCTTCGAGCCCTTCAGCAACCGCGACAAGACGCTGGTGGTGCAGTTCACCGTGAAGCACGAGCAGAACATCGACTGCGGCGGCGGCTACGTCAAGCTCTTCCCGGCCAGCCTGAGCCAGGAGGACATGCACGGCGACTCCGAGTACAACATCATGTTTG GCCCCGACATCTGCGGCCCTGGCACCAAGAAGGTTCACGTCATCTTCAACTACAAAGGCAAGAACGTGCTGATCAACAAGGACATCCGCTGcaag gacgATGAGTTCACCCACCTGTACACGCTGGTGCTGCGGCCCGACAACACCTACGAGGTGAAGATCGACAACGCCCGCGTGGAGTCGGGGAGCCTGGAGGAGGATTGGGATTTCCTGCCCCCCAAAAAGATCAAGGACCCCGAGGCCAAGAAACCCGATGACTGGGACGAGAGGGCCAAGATCGATGACCCCGAGGACACCAAGCCTGAG GACTGGGACAAACCCGAGCACATCCCCGACCCCGACGCCAAGAAACCGGAGGATTGGGACGAGGAGATGGACGGGGAGTGGGAGCCCCCTGTGATCCAGAACCCCGAGTACAAG GGCGAGTGGAGGCCGCAGCAGATCGACAACCCCGACTACAAGGGCAAGTGGGTGCACCCCGAGATCGACAACCCCGAGTACAGCCCCGACCCCCTGCTCTACTCGTACGACAGCTTCGGGGTCATCGGGCTGGACCTCTGGCAG GTGAAGTCTGGAACCATCTTTGACAACTTCCTGATCACGGACGACGAGAAACTGGCGGAGGAGATCGGGAACGAGACCTGGGGGGCCACCAAG GATGCAGAGAGGAAGatgaaggagcagcaggacgAGGAGCAGCGGaagaagcaggaggaggaggagaagcagcagaaagaggaggaaggggaCGATGATGGCGACggggacgaggaggaggaggatgaggaggagcccgagGCCGAGCCCGAGGAGGCGGAGGCGGCCCCACGGGACGAGCTGTGA